A window from Herbaspirillum sp. meg3 encodes these proteins:
- a CDS encoding PPC domain-containing DNA-binding protein, translating into MTTSTLTKNTETHTNDNDIQVEEGTLGKLVMARLKPNQDLTESVEALCRQYGMQTAIVRGAIGSLIDAHLEYATPTGWREMEINGPGVEILNVFGEIGFGGGKPHANPLQGVVADVEGKIFAGRFVRGSNLSFITIEITLQEWIPKHGEQVLHA; encoded by the coding sequence ATGACGACATCGACACTGACAAAAAATACAGAGACACACACCAACGACAACGACATTCAGGTAGAGGAAGGCACACTGGGAAAACTGGTGATGGCCCGACTCAAACCCAATCAGGACCTCACCGAAAGCGTGGAAGCTTTATGCCGCCAATACGGCATGCAAACCGCCATCGTGCGTGGCGCCATCGGCAGCCTGATTGATGCACATCTGGAATATGCCACGCCGACCGGTTGGCGCGAAATGGAAATCAACGGGCCGGGAGTGGAGATACTTAACGTCTTTGGCGAGATTGGTTTTGGTGGCGGCAAGCCGCATGCGAATCCATTGCAGGGGGTCGTGGCGGATGTGGAGGGGAAGATTTTTGCGGGGCGTTTTGTGCGCGGTAGCAATCTCTCGTTTATTACGATTGAGATTACGCTGCAGGAGTGGATTCCCAAGCATGGGGAGCAGGTTTTGCATGCTTGA
- a CDS encoding PCC domain-containing protein: protein MKISNKSAEGHPGFVEVRKFLHAGQQSYPRTLDLEANPAEELRITLQPGTKVGEALREVLNRYGQRGGVGRMCGGTARKLHYHRIENTRDANRPYDYGPPHVLEGVITFVTGAITVGQNQEGKILLHCHAGFLDGDGTIHGGHLLLDTVEVGDDPLIIRLCLFSQGAFVVNSDEETLFSLLHPTPMES from the coding sequence ATGAAAATTTCCAACAAGTCCGCCGAAGGCCATCCGGGATTTGTCGAGGTACGCAAGTTTCTTCACGCCGGCCAGCAGAGCTACCCGCGCACGCTGGATCTGGAAGCCAACCCGGCGGAAGAATTGCGCATCACGCTACAACCCGGAACCAAAGTCGGCGAAGCCCTGCGTGAAGTCCTGAATCGCTATGGCCAACGCGGCGGCGTTGGTCGCATGTGCGGCGGCACCGCGCGCAAGCTGCACTACCACCGCATCGAAAACACCCGCGACGCCAACCGTCCGTACGACTATGGCCCCCCACATGTGCTGGAAGGCGTGATCACCTTCGTCACCGGAGCGATCACGGTTGGCCAGAATCAGGAAGGAAAGATATTGCTGCATTGCCACGCCGGCTTCCTTGACGGCGATGGAACGATACACGGTGGGCATTTATTGCTCGACACGGTGGAAGTGGGCGACGATCCGCTCATCATCCGCCTGTGCTTGTTTTCCCAAGGCGCTTTCGTCGTCAACAGCGATGAAGAGACGCTATTCAGTCTATTGCATCCGACACCCATGGAATCATGA
- a CDS encoding acyl-CoA synthetase, translating to MLTKVMNLGRLLSDVARRFPDEPGLIIGDGTPDGKGDKIATWKQINDRVDTLAHSLQKLGVSKGDKMLVHSRNNLQIFESAWAAFKLGMVWVPTNVRITPPEAAYLGQSSGASVMLYDRGFANYVDAVKEVSPALKHVIALQDPRAGELDFETLATATGAHQSFDEVEVDYEDPLWFFYTSGTTGHPKAGMLSHGQMAFVVTNHLADLLPGLTHQSRSLVVAPLSHGAGIHAVVNTARGAASILLSTERLVPEEAWQLVQRHRVDNMFTVPTIVKILTEDESVDRYDHSSLKHVIYAGAPMYRADQVYALKKLGKVLVQYYGLGEVTGNITFLPPYMHEADDTHPKARVGSCGMPRTGMEIAILNDSCKKLKPFETGEICVRGPAVFMGYHNNPDANAKAFKGDWFHTGDLGHVDEDGFLYITGRSSDMYISGGSNVYPREIEEALLTHPSVSEVAVLGVPDPKWGESGIAVIVAKSGQQADGDALLSHLESRIAKYKWPRRFVFWETMPKSGYGKIVKKQIKSLLEEKGDYRL from the coding sequence ATGTTAACCAAAGTAATGAACCTGGGGCGCCTGCTATCCGACGTCGCCCGCCGCTTTCCCGACGAACCCGGCCTGATCATCGGCGACGGCACGCCGGACGGCAAAGGCGACAAAATCGCCACCTGGAAACAAATCAACGACCGCGTCGACACTCTGGCCCACTCGCTGCAAAAGCTGGGCGTGAGCAAGGGCGACAAAATGCTGGTTCATTCTCGCAACAACCTGCAAATTTTTGAAAGCGCCTGGGCGGCATTCAAGCTGGGTATGGTCTGGGTCCCGACCAATGTCCGCATCACGCCGCCGGAAGCGGCTTATCTGGGCCAGTCCAGCGGCGCCAGCGTGATGCTGTACGACCGCGGCTTCGCCAACTATGTCGATGCCGTCAAGGAAGTTTCTCCTGCGCTGAAACACGTCATCGCACTGCAAGACCCGCGCGCCGGCGAACTCGATTTTGAAACCCTCGCCACTGCGACAGGTGCGCATCAATCTTTCGATGAAGTGGAAGTCGATTACGAAGATCCGCTGTGGTTCTTCTACACCTCCGGCACCACCGGCCATCCGAAGGCCGGCATGCTGTCGCACGGCCAGATGGCCTTTGTCGTGACCAATCATCTGGCCGACCTGCTGCCCGGCCTGACGCATCAGTCGCGCTCGCTGGTGGTCGCCCCGCTGTCGCACGGCGCCGGCATCCACGCCGTGGTCAACACCGCGCGCGGCGCCGCCAGCATCCTGCTGTCGACCGAGCGCCTGGTGCCGGAAGAAGCCTGGCAACTAGTGCAGCGTCATCGCGTGGACAACATGTTCACCGTGCCGACCATCGTCAAGATCCTCACCGAAGACGAATCGGTCGACCGCTACGATCATAGCTCGCTCAAGCACGTCATCTACGCCGGCGCACCGATGTACCGCGCCGATCAGGTCTATGCGCTGAAGAAACTCGGCAAGGTGCTGGTGCAGTATTACGGCCTCGGAGAAGTGACAGGCAACATCACCTTCCTGCCACCTTACATGCACGAAGCGGATGATACTCATCCTAAAGCGCGCGTCGGCTCCTGCGGTATGCCGCGCACCGGCATGGAAATCGCCATCCTCAACGACAGCTGCAAAAAACTGAAGCCGTTTGAAACCGGCGAAATCTGCGTGCGCGGCCCGGCCGTGTTCATGGGTTATCACAATAATCCGGACGCCAACGCCAAGGCCTTCAAGGGCGACTGGTTCCACACCGGTGACCTTGGCCATGTGGACGAAGATGGCTTCCTCTACATCACCGGCCGCTCGTCCGACATGTACATCTCGGGCGGCTCCAATGTCTATCCACGCGAGATTGAAGAAGCGCTGCTGACCCACCCTTCAGTATCCGAAGTCGCCGTGCTTGGCGTGCCGGATCCAAAGTGGGGCGAAAGCGGCATCGCCGTCATCGTCGCCAAGTCCGGTCAGCAGGCCGACGGCGACGCGCTGTTGTCGCATCTGGAGAGTCGCATCGCCAAATACAAATGGCCGCGCCGCTTCGTGTTCTGGGAGACCATGCCGAAATCCGGTTATGGAAAGATCGTCAAAAAGCAGATCAAAAGTTTGCTTGAGGAGAAAGGTGACTATCGCTTATGA
- a CDS encoding acetyl-CoA acetyltransferase — protein sequence MTAHLTASSPCITGWNHSQFGKLDGIDPEALIGQVAKAAIEHAGLTPEDIGSIHIGTFNGGFLYQDFPSSLVFNTLPALRFKPAVRVENACATGSAAIHSGMQSILSGQAKHALVIGFEKMTELATPQVGEVLLKCCYAKEEAGIPGGFAGVFGKIAQAYFERYGDQSDALAAIAAKNHKNGMSNPYAHMRKDFGFDFCRNVSEKNPFVAGPLKRTDCSLISDGAAALVLSAADVAKTMERAVTFRAAVHVNDFLPLSRRDPTRFEAGTLAWQQALKQADLKLLDLSLVETHDCFTIAELLEYEAMGLAEPGQGARAILDGVTAKNGRLPINPSGGLKSKGHPVGATGVSMHVMAAMQASHDAGDMQIPNARYAGVFNMGGAAVANYVSILERVH from the coding sequence ATGACTGCGCATTTAACTGCATCCTCACCCTGCATCACCGGCTGGAACCATTCCCAATTCGGCAAACTGGACGGCATCGATCCGGAAGCGCTGATCGGGCAAGTCGCCAAAGCCGCCATCGAACACGCCGGGCTGACACCGGAAGATATCGGCTCCATCCATATCGGCACCTTCAACGGCGGTTTTCTGTATCAGGACTTTCCCTCGTCACTGGTCTTCAACACCTTGCCCGCCTTGCGTTTCAAACCGGCCGTGCGCGTTGAGAATGCCTGCGCTACCGGCTCCGCTGCAATCCACTCCGGCATGCAATCGATCCTGTCCGGCCAGGCCAAACATGCACTGGTGATCGGCTTTGAAAAGATGACCGAACTGGCCACGCCGCAAGTCGGCGAAGTGCTGCTCAAGTGCTGCTACGCCAAGGAAGAGGCCGGCATCCCCGGCGGCTTTGCCGGCGTGTTCGGCAAGATTGCACAAGCCTACTTTGAACGCTACGGCGATCAGTCGGATGCGCTGGCCGCTATTGCCGCCAAGAATCACAAAAACGGCATGAGCAATCCTTACGCACACATGCGCAAGGATTTTGGTTTCGACTTCTGCCGCAATGTGTCGGAAAAGAATCCCTTCGTCGCCGGTCCGCTGAAACGCACCGACTGCTCGCTGATCTCCGATGGCGCCGCCGCGCTGGTGCTGAGCGCAGCCGACGTCGCCAAGACCATGGAGCGCGCCGTGACCTTCCGCGCCGCCGTGCACGTCAACGATTTCCTGCCGCTGTCGCGCCGTGATCCGACACGCTTCGAAGCCGGCACACTGGCCTGGCAGCAAGCGTTGAAACAAGCCGATCTGAAACTGCTGGATCTGTCGCTGGTGGAAACCCACGACTGCTTCACTATTGCTGAGTTGCTGGAATATGAAGCGATGGGTCTGGCTGAGCCGGGTCAAGGCGCACGCGCGATTCTCGATGGCGTGACCGCCAAGAACGGCCGCCTGCCGATCAATCCTTCCGGCGGCTTGAAATCCAAGGGCCATCCGGTCGGCGCAACCGGCGTGTCGATGCACGTGATGGCGGCGATGCAAGCCAGCCACGATGCGGGCGACATGCAGATTCCGAATGCGCGCTATGCGGGCGTATTCAACATGGGTGGCGCTGCGGTGGCAAATTACGTGAGCATTCTGGAACGCGTGCATTGA
- a CDS encoding TRAP transporter substrate-binding protein, with protein sequence MGNPTASITRRRFLKTVSVASAAAATGMISTQAFAAAEFTLKYANNLPATHPMNVRAKEMAAKIATESKGRIDFQVYPNNQLGNDTDTLGQVRAGAVDFFTLSPLILGTLVPAAQISGVGFAFKDYNQVWAALDGELGAHVRKQIDAKSTVFAFEKIWDNGYRQITNSTRPINKPEDLKGMKLRVPPSPLWTSMFRAFDAAPASINFAEVYSALQTKIVEGQENPMAIISTAKLYEVQKFCSMTNHMWDGFWFLANKKSFERLPKDLQEIVTRNVNEAGMKQRADVKALNDSLATEMKGKGLAFNDTDNEAFRAKLRSAGFYAEWHKKFGDEPWALLEKYTGKLA encoded by the coding sequence ATGGGTAACCCAACTGCCAGCATCACTCGCCGTCGTTTTTTGAAGACTGTTTCCGTTGCCTCGGCCGCTGCTGCCACCGGCATGATATCGACCCAGGCATTTGCCGCTGCTGAGTTCACGCTGAAGTACGCCAACAACCTGCCGGCAACTCACCCGATGAATGTGCGCGCCAAAGAGATGGCCGCCAAGATCGCGACCGAATCCAAGGGCCGCATCGACTTCCAGGTGTATCCGAACAACCAGCTCGGCAACGATACCGACACGCTGGGCCAGGTGCGCGCAGGTGCGGTCGACTTCTTCACGCTGTCTCCGCTGATCCTCGGCACACTGGTGCCGGCTGCGCAGATCAGCGGCGTCGGTTTTGCCTTCAAGGATTACAACCAGGTCTGGGCTGCACTGGACGGCGAGCTGGGCGCGCACGTGCGCAAGCAGATTGATGCCAAGTCGACCGTCTTCGCCTTTGAAAAAATCTGGGACAACGGCTACCGCCAGATCACCAACAGCACCCGTCCGATCAACAAGCCGGAAGACCTCAAGGGCATGAAGCTGCGCGTGCCGCCAAGCCCGCTGTGGACATCGATGTTCCGCGCCTTCGATGCGGCGCCGGCCAGCATCAACTTCGCCGAAGTGTATTCGGCGCTGCAGACCAAGATCGTCGAAGGCCAGGAAAATCCAATGGCGATCATTTCGACCGCCAAGCTGTACGAAGTGCAGAAATTCTGCTCGATGACCAATCACATGTGGGATGGTTTCTGGTTCCTCGCCAACAAGAAGTCCTTCGAGCGTCTGCCGAAAGACCTGCAAGAAATCGTCACGCGTAACGTCAACGAAGCCGGCATGAAGCAACGCGCCGACGTCAAGGCGCTGAACGATTCGCTGGCGACCGAAATGAAGGGCAAGGGTCTGGCCTTCAACGACACCGACAATGAAGCCTTCCGTGCCAAGCTGCGCAGCGCTGGTTTCTACGCCGAGTGGCACAAGAAGTTCGGCGACGAACCTTGGGCGCTGTTGGAGAAATACACCGGAAAGTTGGCGTAA
- a CDS encoding TRAP transporter large permease subunit has protein sequence MTEVRMPSASAPSNPLARLLAGVNRGVMHVVAAVAAALVVVETAVLLAGVIYRYALHDPLIWSDELASTLFIWLSMLGAVLALDRGEHMRLTAIVNRLSDKWRIWFETVAALIVCIFVLMIIHPAVDHASEQMAITTPALEIPDGLRAAALPVGAILMFLAAIARMASRSSVRQVLSAVAVVAVIGAVLWIAKPALLAMGNYNLIVFFVLLIGVCVAGGIPIAFAFGTATMAYLTIATGAPMMIVVSRMDEGMSSLILLSVPLFVLLGSLLEISGLARTLIDFMAALLGHVRGGLQYVLLGAMFLVSGISGSKAADMAAIAPALFPEMKKRGSKPEELVALLSSSGAMTETIPPSLVLITIGAVCSVSITALFIGGLMPAVIATIAIGVICWFRARREPMPNVKRASIGVIGKTLIAAIPALALPMLIRVAVIEGVATATEVATIGVAYTIIVGLIMHAFMKHIDFKRIYPMLVEAATLSGAILLIIGMATSMAWALTQSGFSAKLVALMQGVPGGGFGFLLITIVIFIVLGSILEGIPAIVLFGPLLFPVARSLGIHDVHYAMVVILAMGIGLFAPPFGVGFYAACAIGKVSPDKVFNRVWSYLAALVVALLVVAAVPWISIGFLEH, from the coding sequence ATGACCGAAGTGAGAATGCCTTCTGCATCGGCGCCGAGCAACCCGCTGGCGCGTCTGCTGGCGGGCGTCAATCGCGGCGTGATGCACGTTGTCGCCGCCGTTGCCGCAGCACTGGTGGTGGTGGAAACCGCGGTGCTGCTGGCCGGCGTGATCTATCGCTATGCATTGCACGATCCGCTGATCTGGTCCGATGAACTGGCTTCGACGCTGTTCATCTGGCTGTCGATGCTGGGTGCGGTGCTGGCCCTGGATCGTGGCGAACACATGCGCCTGACCGCCATCGTCAACCGGCTTTCGGACAAATGGCGTATCTGGTTTGAAACCGTGGCCGCATTGATCGTCTGTATCTTCGTGCTGATGATCATTCATCCTGCCGTCGATCATGCGTCGGAACAGATGGCGATCACGACACCGGCACTGGAAATTCCAGACGGCTTGCGTGCGGCGGCCTTGCCGGTCGGCGCGATCCTGATGTTCCTGGCGGCGATTGCACGCATGGCCAGTCGCTCCAGCGTCAGGCAGGTGCTTTCCGCCGTGGCGGTTGTTGCGGTGATCGGCGCTGTGCTGTGGATCGCCAAGCCTGCTTTGCTGGCAATGGGCAACTACAACCTGATCGTGTTCTTCGTCTTGCTGATCGGTGTCTGTGTGGCTGGCGGGATTCCGATTGCGTTTGCCTTCGGTACGGCCACCATGGCGTATCTGACGATTGCCACCGGCGCGCCGATGATGATTGTGGTGAGCCGCATGGACGAGGGCATGTCCAGCCTTATCCTGCTGTCGGTGCCATTGTTCGTCTTGCTCGGTTCCTTGCTGGAAATCAGCGGTCTCGCACGTACCTTGATTGATTTCATGGCGGCCTTGCTGGGTCACGTCCGAGGTGGTCTGCAATACGTCTTGCTGGGGGCAATGTTCCTCGTCTCCGGCATCTCCGGCTCCAAGGCGGCTGACATGGCGGCAATTGCCCCGGCGCTGTTCCCGGAAATGAAGAAGCGCGGTTCCAAGCCGGAAGAACTGGTGGCCTTGCTGTCGTCCTCCGGCGCCATGACCGAAACCATTCCACCTAGTCTGGTGCTGATCACCATCGGTGCGGTATGCAGCGTGTCGATCACGGCTTTGTTCATCGGCGGTTTGATGCCGGCGGTGATTGCGACGATTGCCATCGGCGTCATCTGCTGGTTCCGCGCCCGTCGTGAACCGATGCCGAATGTGAAGCGCGCCAGCATCGGCGTGATCGGTAAAACCCTCATTGCGGCGATTCCTGCACTGGCCTTGCCGATGCTGATTCGCGTGGCGGTGATTGAAGGTGTGGCAACGGCAACCGAAGTGGCAACCATCGGTGTGGCCTACACGATCATTGTCGGTCTGATCATGCATGCCTTCATGAAGCACATCGACTTCAAACGCATCTATCCGATGCTGGTGGAAGCGGCGACCTTGTCGGGGGCCATTCTGCTGATCATCGGCATGGCGACCTCGATGGCGTGGGCACTGACGCAGTCGGGCTTCTCGGCCAAGCTGGTGGCGCTGATGCAAGGCGTACCCGGTGGCGGGTTTGGTTTCCTGCTGATCACTATTGTGATCTTCATCGTGCTGGGCAGCATCCTGGAAGGCATCCCGGCGATTGTGCTGTTCGGGCCGCTGCTGTTTCCGGTGGCCCGTTCACTCGGCATCCATGACGTGCACTACGCGATGGTTGTGATTCTGGCGATGGGTATCGGCTTGTTTGCACCGCCGTTCGGCGTCGGCTTCTATGCCGCCTGCGCGATCGGCAAGGTATCGCCGGACAAGGTCTTCAACCGGGTCTGGAGTTATCTGGCGGCGCTCGTGGTGGCCTTGCTGGTGGTGGCTGCGGTGCCATGGATTTCCATCGGCTTTCTTGAACACTGA
- a CDS encoding SDR family NAD(P)-dependent oxidoreductase has product MNQNDSGARVALVTGGAMGIGAAISHRLARDGYTVLVSDINLEAAKATADKIIADGGKAAPLAMDVSKADSIAAAFANVEKDYGRCDVLVNNAGVAKTFPFLDYPLDNWLMTMNINVTGVLLCGQHAARMMVQKKWGRIVNISSVSGIRAGTGRTAYGTSKAAVIGLTKQMAIELAGFGVTVNSVAPGPVDTPLTQAVHSPETRKSFTAGVPMHRYGSTDEIAAAVSFLAADDSSYITGHVVPVDGGFVAAGILDI; this is encoded by the coding sequence ATGAACCAAAATGATAGCGGCGCCCGCGTGGCGCTCGTGACGGGCGGAGCCATGGGTATTGGCGCCGCAATTTCCCACCGTCTGGCGCGTGACGGCTACACCGTCCTGGTCTCGGACATCAATCTGGAGGCGGCCAAAGCAACTGCCGACAAGATCATTGCCGATGGCGGCAAGGCAGCTCCGTTGGCAATGGACGTCAGCAAGGCCGACTCCATCGCCGCCGCTTTCGCCAACGTCGAAAAAGACTATGGCCGCTGCGACGTGCTGGTCAATAACGCTGGTGTCGCCAAGACCTTTCCCTTTCTCGACTACCCGCTCGACAACTGGCTGATGACGATGAACATCAACGTCACCGGCGTCCTGCTCTGCGGCCAGCATGCGGCACGCATGATGGTGCAAAAGAAGTGGGGCCGCATCGTCAATATTTCATCCGTGTCCGGCATTCGCGCCGGCACCGGACGCACGGCTTACGGCACGTCGAAAGCCGCCGTCATCGGTTTGACCAAGCAGATGGCCATCGAACTCGCCGGCTTTGGCGTCACTGTCAACAGCGTCGCACCGGGCCCGGTCGACACGCCGTTGACGCAAGCCGTGCATTCGCCTGAAACGCGCAAGAGCTTCACTGCCGGCGTGCCCATGCATCGCTATGGAAGCACCGATGAAATCGCCGCCGCAGTGTCTTTCCTGGCAGCTGACGATTCTTCCTACATCACCGGTCACGTGGTGCCGGTGGACGGTGGTTTTGTGGCCGCCGGCATCCTCGACATCTGA
- a CDS encoding SDR family NAD(P)-dependent oxidoreductase → MARAMEDKVVVVSGAGSVGEGWGNGKAAAVLYAREGARVLAVDRNLEAAQVTADLIRSEGGVCEVVAVDVSKTPDIEAMVQAALDHFGRIDVLHNNVGIAETGGPVEASEESWNRVIAINQTSVFMTCKHVLPVMEKQKKGAIVNISSLAAIRWVGFPYVAYSASKAAMLALTKNIAMQYAPLGIRANCVLPGLMDTPMIREPLKASYGGDIEEMRRKRHAQCPMGHMGDAWDVAHAALFLASDAARYVTGVDLIVDGGLSLKCV, encoded by the coding sequence ATGGCACGTGCAATGGAAGATAAAGTTGTCGTCGTCAGCGGCGCGGGTTCGGTGGGTGAAGGCTGGGGTAACGGCAAGGCCGCAGCCGTGCTGTATGCGCGTGAAGGCGCGCGCGTACTGGCAGTCGACCGCAATCTGGAAGCGGCGCAGGTCACCGCAGATCTGATCCGCAGCGAAGGCGGCGTTTGTGAAGTGGTCGCCGTCGACGTGTCGAAGACGCCGGATATCGAAGCCATGGTGCAAGCCGCGCTCGATCATTTCGGCCGCATCGACGTCTTGCACAACAACGTCGGCATTGCCGAAACCGGTGGCCCGGTCGAGGCCAGCGAAGAAAGCTGGAACCGCGTCATCGCCATCAACCAGACCAGCGTCTTCATGACCTGCAAGCACGTCTTGCCGGTGATGGAAAAACAGAAGAAGGGCGCCATCGTCAACATCTCGTCGCTGGCGGCGATTCGCTGGGTTGGCTTTCCGTATGTGGCGTATTCGGCATCCAAGGCGGCGATGCTGGCGCTGACCAAAAACATTGCGATGCAATATGCACCGCTCGGCATCCGCGCCAACTGTGTCTTGCCGGGACTGATGGACACGCCGATGATTCGCGAACCGCTGAAGGCATCCTACGGCGGCGACATCGAAGAGATGCGCCGCAAGCGTCACGCGCAATGCCCGATGGGGCACATGGGCGACGCGTGGGACGTGGCGCATGCGGCATTATTTTTAGCCTCGGATGCGGCGCGTTATGTGACCGGCGTGGATCTGATTGTTGACGGGGGGCTGAGTCTCAAGTGCGTATAA
- a CDS encoding LysR family transcriptional regulator, translated as MIELRHLSYFRTVAETLHFGRAAELLHISQPPLTRQIAALEKELGVQLFDRSKRSVQLTEAGKHFYRDTAEIFHALERAKRNAVSTGAGKSGALLVGFMMSTAYNILPSVTRYYSANYPEVDMRLTEHVPNLLAVDIKEGKRDVGIMYRPEDCSGLDSRTIFSEPLVAVLPKNHRLATREKISARDLADDPFVSIPRAIAPVVYDLIVNCCQASGFRPRIKLEANLQQTIVNLVGEGLGVAMVPNSMQAMHLETTVFKPLVDAPVVEVAVIWNKDNRNPCIQTFVETAEEVWAALRRGQTT; from the coding sequence ATGATCGAACTGCGCCACCTGAGCTATTTCCGCACCGTAGCAGAAACACTCCATTTCGGACGTGCCGCCGAGCTGCTGCATATCTCGCAACCGCCGCTCACACGGCAGATTGCGGCGCTGGAGAAAGAGCTCGGCGTGCAATTGTTCGACCGCAGCAAACGCAGCGTGCAACTGACCGAAGCGGGAAAACATTTCTACCGGGATACTGCTGAAATTTTTCATGCACTGGAGCGGGCCAAGCGCAATGCCGTCAGTACCGGGGCCGGCAAGAGCGGCGCGCTGCTGGTCGGCTTCATGATGTCGACGGCCTATAACATCCTGCCGTCGGTGACGCGCTATTATTCGGCCAACTATCCGGAGGTGGACATGCGTCTGACCGAGCATGTACCTAACTTGTTGGCCGTGGATATCAAAGAAGGAAAACGTGATGTAGGGATCATGTATCGCCCCGAAGATTGCAGTGGGCTGGATAGCCGCACGATCTTTTCCGAACCATTGGTGGCGGTATTGCCAAAGAACCATCGATTGGCTACACGTGAAAAGATTTCAGCCAGAGATCTGGCGGACGACCCCTTTGTCAGCATTCCGCGCGCGATTGCACCGGTGGTCTATGACCTGATCGTCAACTGCTGCCAGGCCTCGGGCTTCCGCCCGCGTATCAAGCTGGAAGCCAATCTGCAGCAGACCATCGTCAATCTGGTCGGCGAAGGTCTGGGTGTGGCGATGGTGCCGAATTCGATGCAGGCCATGCATCTGGAAACCACGGTTTTTAAACCGCTGGTTGACGCCCCCGTGGTGGAAGTCGCGGTGATCTGGAACAAGGATAATCGTAATCCCTGCATCCAGACCTTTGTCGAAACGGCGGAAGAAGTCTGGGCTGCCTTGCGCCGCGGACAGACTACCTGA
- a CDS encoding sigma-54-dependent Fis family transcriptional regulator: MPTQTVDLATARRYVNSARYRSLDELCGGDPQMQDLIARGKRLIDKNIPILILGETGTGKEYLSRALHAYSERRAANWVAVNCASIPESLAESELFGYCKGAFSGALPGGMKGKVQQADGGTLFLDEIGDMPFSLQTRLLRVLSEREVIPLGAAHPVPVDVHLICATHQDLKTLVAQGRFREDLYYRIAGGVLRLPSLRTRADKRALIIQMIADEMSGQHIDERIIAPQALQQMLAYPWPGNLRQMHAVVRYCCAVMNGDRIEVADLPEELMESFAPSAPASNHFEGLNTVSASNSVSNMRSIVPQAGVADILPRQSGGPLGDERMRVIDALVGSRWNISAASRQLGMCRASLYRKLRQLDIPHVRDQAMPAHLASYAA, translated from the coding sequence ATGCCGACACAAACGGTAGACCTCGCTACGGCGCGCAGATATGTCAATAGCGCACGCTATCGCTCACTCGATGAACTCTGTGGCGGCGATCCGCAGATGCAAGACCTGATTGCGCGCGGCAAGCGCCTGATCGACAAGAACATCCCCATTCTGATTCTCGGCGAAACCGGCACCGGCAAGGAATACCTGTCGCGTGCGTTGCACGCCTACAGCGAACGCCGCGCCGCCAATTGGGTGGCGGTGAATTGTGCGTCGATTCCGGAGAGCCTGGCCGAAAGTGAGTTGTTCGGCTACTGCAAGGGTGCTTTCTCGGGCGCGCTGCCCGGCGGCATGAAAGGCAAGGTGCAGCAGGCCGATGGTGGCACGTTGTTCCTGGATGAAATCGGCGACATGCCATTCTCGTTGCAGACGCGTTTGCTGCGCGTGCTGTCGGAGCGTGAAGTCATTCCATTGGGCGCGGCGCATCCGGTGCCGGTCGATGTGCATCTGATCTGTGCCACGCATCAGGACTTGAAGACGCTGGTGGCGCAAGGCCGCTTCCGCGAAGATTTGTATTACCGCATCGCCGGCGGCGTATTGCGCTTGCCGTCGCTGCGCACGCGCGCCGACAAGCGCGCGCTGATCATCCAGATGATCGCCGACGAAATGTCGGGCCAGCACATTGACGAGCGCATCATAGCGCCGCAGGCCTTGCAGCAGATGCTGGCTTATCCGTGGCCGGGAAATCTGCGCCAGATGCATGCCGTGGTGCGCTACTGCTGCGCCGTGATGAATGGCGATCGCATTGAGGTCGCCGATTTACCGGAAGAGCTGATGGAGTCGTTTGCACCATCGGCTCCTGCATCCAATCATTTTGAGGGGTTGAATACGGTCTCAGCCTCGAACTCAGTGTCCAACATGCGCAGCATCGTGCCACAAGCCGGTGTTGCCGACATCCTTCCTCGCCAATCAGGCGGCCCGCTCGGGGATGAGCGCATGCGCGTTATCGACGCGTTGGTCGGCAGCCGCTGGAACATTTCCGCCGCCTCACGGCAATTGGGAATGTGCCGCGCCTCGCTATATCGCAAATTGCGCCAGCTGGATATTCCACATGTGCGTGACCAGGCGATGCCGGCGCATCTTGCTTCTTATGCAGCTTGA